One genomic segment of Bradyrhizobium prioriisuperbiae includes these proteins:
- a CDS encoding PilZ domain-containing protein, whose product MMAERRSGERVSFERGFSAHMMGIDGTWRRNCMMEDVSETGAKLTVEGSVEGLNLKEFFLLLSSTGLAYRRCELSWVNGDQIGVTFLKQVDKKKRPSRRNSNQTVDG is encoded by the coding sequence ATGATGGCAGAACGCCGCAGTGGCGAGCGAGTGAGTTTCGAGCGCGGCTTTTCCGCGCACATGATGGGCATCGACGGCACCTGGCGCCGCAACTGCATGATGGAAGACGTGTCCGAGACCGGCGCGAAACTGACCGTCGAAGGCTCCGTCGAAGGTTTGAACCTGAAAGAATTTTTCCTGCTGCTGTCGTCGACCGGACTGGCCTACCGCCGCTGCGAGTTGTCGTGGGTCAATGGCGACCAGATCGGTGTCACGTTTCTGAAACAAGTCGACAAGAAGAAGCGCCCGAGCCGCCGCAACAGCAACCAGACTGTTGACGGCTGA
- a CDS encoding VOC family protein has protein sequence MQLANYLFFTTTCEQALGFYERCGLGRTVEILRHGENGMPVHNEAMRGRIMHARFEGPGVLFFASDNHDAEPMRGSAHILMMDDHTQTDTLFGKLADGGRITTPLGMQPWGDYYGKLTDRFGVQWMLNCAIASRRDSTA, from the coding sequence ATGCAGCTCGCCAACTACCTGTTCTTCACCACCACCTGCGAACAGGCGCTGGGGTTTTATGAACGCTGCGGCCTCGGTCGGACGGTGGAAATCCTGCGCCATGGCGAAAACGGCATGCCCGTTCATAACGAGGCGATGCGCGGCAGGATCATGCATGCGCGGTTCGAAGGCCCTGGCGTGCTGTTCTTCGCCTCCGACAATCACGACGCTGAGCCCATGCGCGGATCGGCGCACATCCTGATGATGGACGACCACACGCAGACGGACACGCTGTTCGGCAAGCTCGCCGATGGTGGCCGCATCACCACCCCGCTCGGGATGCAGCCATGGGGCGACTACTACGGCAAGCTGACCGACCGCTTCGGCGTACAGTGGATGCTCAATTGCGCGATCGCCTCGCGCCGCGACAGCACCGCGTAA
- a CDS encoding nucleotidyltransferase family protein, giving the protein MSEKPTTAMVLAAGLGVRMRPLTDRMPKPLVQVAGKPLLDHVLDKLADVGVRKAVVNVHYLPDQIIAHVADRQHPQVVISDERDVILGTGGAVVKALPLLGDKPFFHLNADTMWIDGVQPNLARLAERFDPARMDILLLMAPTTASIGYDGSGDFAMAPDGALRRRKENQVVPFVYAGAAILSPALFTEAPAGEFSLNRIFDQANERERLFGLRLDGTWMHVGTPAAVDAADEAFLASVA; this is encoded by the coding sequence ATGTCCGAGAAGCCCACCACCGCCATGGTTCTTGCCGCCGGCCTCGGCGTGCGGATGCGGCCGCTGACAGACCGGATGCCGAAACCGCTGGTGCAGGTCGCGGGCAAACCGCTGCTCGATCATGTGCTCGACAAGCTCGCGGATGTGGGTGTGCGCAAGGCCGTGGTCAACGTGCATTACCTGCCGGACCAAATCATCGCTCATGTGGCCGATCGTCAGCACCCGCAGGTGGTGATCTCCGATGAGCGCGACGTCATTCTCGGCACCGGTGGCGCCGTGGTGAAGGCGTTGCCTCTGCTCGGCGATAAGCCGTTCTTCCATCTCAATGCCGACACCATGTGGATCGACGGCGTGCAGCCCAACCTGGCGCGGCTGGCCGAACGCTTCGATCCCGCGCGCATGGACATCCTGCTGCTGATGGCGCCGACCACCGCCAGCATCGGTTATGACGGCAGCGGCGACTTCGCGATGGCGCCGGACGGCGCGCTGCGCCGGCGCAAGGAAAACCAGGTGGTGCCGTTCGTCTATGCCGGCGCCGCGATCCTGTCGCCCGCATTGTTCACTGAGGCACCCGCGGGCGAGTTCTCGCTGAACCGGATCTTCGATCAGGCCAACGAACGCGAACGCCTGTTCGGCCTGCGCCTCGACGGCACCTGGATGCATGTCGGAACGCCCGCCGCGGTGGACGCGGCGGATGAGGCGTTTCTCGCCAGCGTGGCGTGA
- the tsaE gene encoding tRNA (adenosine(37)-N6)-threonylcarbamoyltransferase complex ATPase subunit type 1 TsaE, with protein MTSPATFSLALANETATAHLMADLALLIGPGDVITLTGDLGAGKTAAARALIRYLAGDETLEVPSPSFTLAQGYELPAYPVLHVDLYRVNDPNELEEIGLVPLPDGVVALIEWPERAGNQLPEDRIDITLSHRPALGSNARAAEITGHGRAAAQVARLESLRQFLDLAGYMTAHRVRMPGDASTRSYARLVRDADDGGGTSILMNSPQRPDGAAIYGGKSYSAAVHLAENVKPFVAIANGLRANGISAPAIHHADLEAGFLITEDFGSTGFIDGTPPAPIAERYQAAADLLAKLHRETLPDTLPLVPQRDYPIPTFDVDAMLVEIGLMLEWYLPDRDVRLSEPLRAEFITMWRELLARPVLSRKTWMLRDYHSPNLIWLDDRQDIAKVGVIDFQDTVLGPPAYDMVSLAQDARIDIPDELEIALLTRYAKARRETDSSFDPPAFVESYAIMSAQRNTRLLGTFARLNRRDGKPHYLKHQPRIWTYLNRSLAHPALATLRAWYEAHVPPPKT; from the coding sequence ATGACATCGCCAGCCACATTCTCGCTCGCTCTCGCCAACGAAACGGCCACCGCGCACCTGATGGCCGATCTGGCGCTGCTGATCGGGCCGGGCGACGTCATCACCCTGACCGGCGATCTCGGCGCCGGCAAAACCGCGGCCGCCCGCGCATTGATCCGTTATCTCGCCGGCGACGAGACGCTGGAGGTCCCGAGCCCGTCCTTCACGCTGGCCCAGGGCTATGAGCTTCCCGCCTATCCGGTGCTGCACGTCGATCTCTACCGCGTCAACGATCCCAATGAGCTCGAGGAGATCGGCCTGGTGCCGCTGCCCGATGGCGTGGTGGCGCTGATCGAATGGCCGGAGCGCGCCGGCAACCAGCTGCCCGAGGACCGCATCGACATCACGCTGAGTCATCGCCCGGCGCTGGGATCGAACGCCCGCGCCGCGGAAATCACCGGCCATGGCCGCGCCGCGGCGCAGGTGGCGCGGCTGGAAAGCCTGCGGCAGTTCCTCGATCTCGCCGGCTACATGACCGCGCATCGCGTGCGCATGCCCGGCGACGCCTCGACGCGCAGTTACGCGCGCCTTGTCCGCGACGCCGATGACGGCGGCGGCACCAGCATCCTGATGAATTCACCGCAGCGTCCCGACGGCGCCGCGATCTATGGCGGCAAGTCCTACAGCGCGGCCGTTCATCTCGCCGAAAACGTCAAGCCGTTCGTCGCCATCGCCAATGGCTTGCGCGCCAACGGCATCTCGGCGCCGGCGATCCATCACGCCGATCTCGAAGCGGGCTTTCTCATCACCGAGGATTTCGGCAGCACGGGCTTTATCGACGGCACGCCGCCGGCTCCGATCGCCGAACGTTATCAGGCGGCCGCCGACCTGCTGGCGAAACTGCATCGCGAGACGCTGCCGGACACCCTGCCGCTGGTGCCGCAACGCGACTATCCGATTCCGACCTTCGATGTCGACGCCATGCTGGTCGAGATCGGCCTGATGCTGGAATGGTATCTGCCGGACCGCGACGTCCGACTGAGTGAGCCGCTGCGCGCTGAATTCATCACGATGTGGCGCGAGTTGCTGGCGCGTCCGGTGCTGTCACGCAAGACATGGATGCTGCGCGACTATCATTCGCCGAACCTGATCTGGCTCGACGACCGCCAGGACATCGCCAAAGTCGGCGTGATCGATTTCCAGGACACCGTGCTCGGGCCGCCGGCTTACGACATGGTGTCGCTGGCGCAGGATGCGCGCATTGACATTCCCGACGAATTGGAGATCGCGCTGCTGACCCGTTATGCCAAGGCCCGCCGCGAAACGGACTCCAGCTTCGATCCGCCGGCGTTTGTCGAGAGCTATGCCATCATGTCGGCGCAGCGCAACACCCGCCTGCTCGGCACCTTTGCGCGGCTGAACCGCCGCGACGGCAAGCCGCATTATCTCAAGCACCAGCCCCGGATCTGGACGTATCTGAACCGTTCGCTGGCCCATCCGGCCTTGGCGACGCTACGCGCCTGGTATGAGGCCCACGTTCCGCCGCCCAAGACCTGA
- the ubiB gene encoding 2-polyprenylphenol 6-hydroxylase, which produces MISAIPHVLRLTRAAYVVAREGTFAVVDPEPLPAPLRFMLRVARLIERRDAKSGPRLARALTRLGPTYVKLGQVLATRPDVVGVKMARDLERLQDKLPAFSQAEAEAVVAASLERPLAQAFAVFGPSVAAASIAQVHRAEIDKDGVRQLPVAVKVLRPGIADRFRRDTSSLMFAARTAERLSSEARRLRSIEIVETLARSVAMEMDLRLEAAALSEMTENTRDDTDFRIPTVDWDRTSHHVLTMEWIDGIPLSDRPRLEAAGVDLPDLGRKVIQSFLQHALRDGFFHADMHPGNLFVDSDGRLVAVDFGIMGRLGMKERRFLAEILLGFITRDYHRVAEVHFEAGYVPAHHSIDNFAQAIRAIGEPIHNRRADEISMARLLTLLLEVTALFDMRTRPELILLQKTMVVVEGVARSFNPRLDIWKTADPVVRAWIERNLGPMGRIEGVASGAGQIGKLLSGLPVIAGRAVAALEQVEAMTREGLVLAPATVEAIGRAEARQNRWQTRALWVIALTFLAILWKIS; this is translated from the coding sequence GTGATTTCGGCGATCCCCCATGTCCTGCGCCTGACCCGCGCAGCGTATGTCGTTGCCCGCGAGGGCACCTTCGCCGTGGTCGATCCGGAGCCATTGCCGGCGCCGCTGCGTTTCATGCTGCGGGTGGCGCGGCTGATCGAGCGCCGCGACGCCAAATCCGGCCCGCGGCTGGCGCGGGCGCTGACCCGGCTGGGGCCGACCTATGTCAAGCTTGGCCAGGTGCTGGCGACGCGCCCCGATGTGGTCGGCGTCAAGATGGCGCGCGACCTGGAGCGGCTGCAGGACAAGCTGCCGGCATTCTCCCAGGCAGAAGCCGAGGCGGTTGTCGCCGCATCGCTGGAACGCCCGCTCGCACAGGCGTTTGCCGTGTTCGGCCCGTCGGTGGCCGCGGCCTCGATCGCGCAAGTGCATCGCGCCGAGATCGATAAAGATGGCGTGCGCCAACTGCCGGTCGCGGTGAAAGTGCTGCGGCCCGGTATCGCCGATCGTTTCCGCCGTGATACCAGCTCGCTGATGTTCGCCGCGCGCACCGCGGAGCGGCTCTCGTCGGAAGCTCGGCGGCTGCGCAGCATCGAGATCGTCGAGACGCTGGCGCGCTCGGTGGCGATGGAGATGGATCTCCGCCTCGAGGCGGCTGCGCTGTCGGAGATGACGGAAAACACCCGCGACGATACGGATTTCCGCATCCCCACCGTGGACTGGGACCGTACCAGCCATCACGTGCTCACCATGGAATGGATCGACGGCATTCCGCTGAGCGATCGTCCCAGGCTGGAAGCGGCCGGCGTCGATCTGCCGGATCTCGGCCGCAAGGTGATCCAGAGCTTCCTGCAGCATGCGCTGCGTGATGGCTTTTTTCATGCCGACATGCACCCGGGCAATTTGTTCGTCGACAGCGACGGCCGGCTGGTGGCGGTGGATTTCGGCATCATGGGCCGGCTCGGCATGAAGGAACGGCGCTTCCTCGCCGAGATCCTGCTCGGCTTCATCACCCGCGACTATCATCGCGTCGCCGAGGTGCATTTCGAGGCGGGCTATGTGCCCGCGCACCATTCGATCGACAATTTCGCGCAAGCCATCCGCGCCATCGGCGAACCGATCCACAATCGCCGCGCCGATGAAATCTCGATGGCGCGGCTGTTGACCCTGCTGCTCGAGGTCACCGCCCTGTTCGACATGCGGACGCGGCCGGAATTGATCCTGCTGCAAAAGACCATGGTGGTGGTCGAGGGCGTCGCCCGCTCGTTCAACCCGCGGCTCGACATTTGGAAAACCGCCGATCCGGTGGTGCGGGCCTGGATCGAACGCAATCTCGGCCCGATGGGCCGGATCGAGGGTGTCGCAAGCGGCGCCGGCCAGATCGGCAAGCTCTTGTCCGGGCTGCCCGTCATTGCCGGCCGCGCGGTGGCGGCGCTGGAGCAGGTCGAGGCCATGACCCGGGAGGGCCTGGTGCTGGCGCCCGCGACTGTCGAGGCCATCGGCCGGGCCGAAGCGCGGCAGAACCGCTGGCAGACCCGGGCGCTCTGGGTGATCGCCCTGACGTTCCTGGCTATTCTCTGGAAAATTAGCTGA
- the coaBC gene encoding bifunctional phosphopantothenoylcysteine decarboxylase/phosphopantothenate--cysteine ligase CoaBC produces MASLTVRKLDEALKAELRLRAARNGRSVEDEVRVILRDAAFDQPTAGAGLPEADPSPSESHPAAPLASAAGRRVTLIIGGGIAAFKSLDLIRRLKEQKLQVRCVLTSAAQQFITPLSVSALAHEPCYTDLFDPRSEFDAGHIRLARDCDLIVVAPATADLMAKMANGHADDLATAILLATHRPILLAPAMNPLMWSNPATRRNVTQLTRDGVFLIGPNSGEMAEAGEAGTGRMSEPLQIAAAALDVIRPPAKDLPLHGKHVLVTAGPTHEPIDPVRYIANRSSGKQGFAIAAAAAAAGADVTLVSGPVNLADPAGVTVKRVESARDMLAQVQATLPVDVAIFAAAVADWRVANAGEQKIKKTAGGLPSLTFAENPDILATVSKLATNRPPLVIGFAAETEHLIDNARAKLKRKGCDWLVANDVSPASGVMGGDRNTIHLLTRETVDSGAVETWPVMSKGEVATTLVARIAESIGDTTQ; encoded by the coding sequence ATGGCCAGTCTGACGGTTCGCAAGCTCGACGAAGCCCTGAAGGCCGAACTGCGGCTGCGGGCAGCCCGCAACGGCCGCTCGGTGGAAGACGAGGTCCGGGTCATCCTGCGCGATGCCGCCTTCGACCAGCCCACCGCCGGCGCTGGCCTGCCGGAGGCCGATCCATCCCCGTCGGAGAGCCATCCAGCCGCGCCCCTCGCCTCCGCTGCCGGACGGCGGGTGACCCTGATCATCGGCGGCGGCATCGCCGCCTTCAAGTCGCTCGACCTGATCCGCCGGCTCAAGGAGCAGAAGCTGCAGGTGCGCTGCGTGCTGACATCAGCCGCGCAGCAGTTCATCACACCTCTAAGTGTCAGTGCCCTGGCGCACGAGCCCTGCTACACCGACTTGTTCGATCCGCGCAGCGAGTTCGATGCCGGGCACATCCGCCTTGCCCGCGACTGCGATCTGATCGTGGTGGCGCCGGCGACCGCGGACCTGATGGCGAAGATGGCGAACGGCCATGCCGACGACCTCGCCACCGCCATTCTGCTCGCCACCCATCGTCCGATCCTGCTGGCGCCGGCAATGAACCCGCTGATGTGGAGCAACCCCGCCACCCGGCGCAATGTGACCCAGCTCACCCGCGACGGCGTGTTTCTGATCGGCCCCAATTCCGGCGAGATGGCCGAAGCCGGCGAGGCCGGCACCGGCCGGATGTCCGAACCGCTGCAGATCGCCGCTGCCGCGCTGGACGTGATACGTCCTCCGGCAAAGGACCTGCCGCTGCACGGCAAGCACGTCCTGGTCACCGCGGGGCCCACCCACGAGCCGATTGATCCGGTGCGTTATATCGCCAACCGCTCCTCCGGCAAGCAGGGCTTCGCCATTGCGGCGGCCGCCGCTGCGGCCGGCGCCGACGTCACGCTGGTGTCCGGCCCGGTGAACCTGGCCGATCCGGCCGGCGTCACCGTGAAGCGCGTGGAATCCGCGCGCGACATGCTGGCCCAGGTGCAGGCGACGCTGCCGGTCGATGTCGCAATCTTCGCTGCGGCCGTCGCCGACTGGCGCGTGGCCAATGCCGGCGAGCAGAAGATCAAGAAAACCGCAGGCGGCCTGCCATCGCTGACATTCGCGGAAAACCCGGACATCCTGGCGACGGTCTCGAAGCTTGCGACCAATCGCCCGCCGCTGGTGATCGGCTTTGCCGCGGAAACCGAACACCTGATCGACAACGCCCGCGCCAAACTCAAGCGCAAGGGCTGCGACTGGCTGGTGGCCAACGACGTGTCGCCCGCATCCGGCGTGATGGGCGGCGACCGCAACACCATTCATCTTTTAACCCGCGAAACCGTCGACTCCGGCGCTGTCGAAACCTGGCCGGTGATGAGCAAAGGCGAAGTCGCGACAACATTGGTCGCGCGGATCGCCGAATCAATTGGAGACACCACGCAATGA
- a CDS encoding TetR/AcrR family transcriptional regulator: MARYGAGHKQESRARIVAAAGRGFRKLGYGGIGVDGLAQEASVTHGAFYGHFKSKADAFQAAVVAGLQDLREGIEALRATSTSGWIRDFVGIYLGPKRTCDLAEACTLPMLSAEVERAEPATRTAYQTELMSLVAAIAAGLPNGTRKEREAQAWTLLALLAGGAMLARAVPEKALGARIAAAVQQAAIALSDERISRP, translated from the coding sequence ATGGCACGCTACGGCGCGGGACACAAGCAGGAGAGCCGGGCGCGGATTGTTGCTGCCGCCGGGCGGGGCTTTCGCAAGCTCGGATATGGCGGCATCGGGGTCGACGGCCTGGCGCAGGAGGCCAGCGTCACCCACGGCGCGTTCTACGGCCACTTCAAGTCGAAGGCCGATGCATTCCAAGCCGCGGTTGTCGCAGGTCTGCAGGACCTGCGGGAAGGGATCGAGGCGCTGCGCGCGACCAGCACGTCCGGATGGATCCGTGATTTCGTGGGCATCTATCTTGGGCCGAAGCGAACCTGTGATCTGGCCGAAGCCTGTACCCTGCCGATGCTGTCGGCGGAGGTAGAGCGCGCCGAGCCCGCCACCCGCACGGCATATCAGACGGAGCTGATGTCGCTGGTTGCCGCGATCGCCGCGGGATTGCCGAATGGGACACGCAAGGAGCGGGAGGCGCAGGCCTGGACGTTGCTTGCACTGCTGGCAGGCGGCGCAATGCTCGCGCGCGCTGTTCCCGAGAAGGCGCTCGGCGCACGGATTGCTGCCGCGGTCCAGCAAGCGGCGATCGCATTGTCAGATGAGAGAATCAGTCGGCCTTGA
- the glgA gene encoding glycogen synthase GlgA: MKVLSVASEIYPLVKTGGLADVAGALPLALAREGFTVRSLIPGYPSVMEKIGNAQTLHREADLFGAEARVLRTEVAGLDLLVVDAPHLYGQGGNPYVDAAGRDWPDNWRRFAALGRIAGAIGQGLLPDFRPDIVHAHDWQAGLAPAYIRAAGNTRVRTVQTIHNLAFQGLFHPAIFGALGLPGAMMAMEGVEFYGQVGFLKAGLHFADAITTVSPTYAAEIMTHEGGMGLDGLLQARASVLTGICNGIDTQVWDPGADPHLPAPYDAARIAAKAASKTALRAAFALEQNTAGPLFGIVSRLTGQKGIDLIAEVIPELAASGAQLAVLGTGDRNLEVAFTQAAAAFPGTVGVRIGYDEALAHLIQGGSDALLVPSRFEPCGLTQLAALRYGTLPVVSRVGGLADTVIDANEAALAADAATGFQFAPVTTDALRHTLERVLRAWQDPDVWLRLQHSAMRSDVSWERPARQYAALYHGLVQG, encoded by the coding sequence ATGAAAGTTCTGTCCGTCGCGTCCGAAATCTATCCGCTGGTCAAGACCGGCGGGCTCGCCGATGTCGCCGGTGCGTTGCCGCTTGCGCTGGCGCGCGAAGGTTTCACCGTGCGCTCGCTGATCCCCGGCTATCCGTCGGTGATGGAAAAAATCGGCAACGCGCAGACGCTTCATCGCGAAGCCGATCTGTTCGGCGCCGAGGCCCGCGTGCTGCGCACTGAGGTCGCCGGGCTAGACCTACTGGTGGTGGATGCACCGCATTTGTATGGGCAGGGCGGCAATCCGTATGTCGACGCCGCGGGACGGGACTGGCCGGACAACTGGCGTCGTTTTGCCGCGCTCGGCCGGATCGCAGGAGCCATCGGCCAGGGGCTGCTGCCGGACTTCCGCCCCGATATCGTCCATGCGCACGACTGGCAGGCCGGCCTCGCGCCCGCCTACATCCGCGCCGCGGGCAACACGCGGGTGCGCACGGTCCAGACCATCCATAACCTCGCCTTCCAGGGCCTGTTCCACCCGGCGATCTTCGGCGCGCTGGGATTGCCTGGCGCGATGATGGCGATGGAGGGCGTGGAGTTTTATGGTCAGGTCGGCTTCCTGAAAGCCGGTCTGCATTTCGCTGACGCCATCACCACGGTGTCGCCGACCTATGCGGCCGAGATCATGACCCATGAGGGCGGCATGGGCCTCGATGGCCTGCTGCAGGCGCGGGCCTCCGTCCTCACCGGCATCTGTAACGGCATCGATACCCAGGTCTGGGATCCCGGCGCCGATCCGCATCTGCCGGCCCCTTATGACGCCGCGCGGATTGCGGCCAAGGCCGCCAGCAAGACGGCGCTGCGTGCGGCGTTCGCACTTGAGCAAAATACCGCAGGCCCGCTGTTCGGCATAGTCAGTCGTCTCACCGGGCAGAAGGGCATCGACCTGATCGCGGAGGTGATCCCGGAGCTCGCAGCCAGCGGTGCGCAGCTGGCCGTGCTCGGCACCGGCGATCGCAATCTCGAGGTAGCCTTCACGCAGGCTGCTGCCGCGTTTCCCGGCACGGTCGGCGTGCGGATCGGTTATGACGAAGCGCTGGCGCATCTGATCCAGGGCGGCAGCGACGCGCTCTTGGTGCCGTCGCGGTTCGAACCCTGCGGGCTGACCCAGCTCGCGGCGCTACGCTACGGCACCCTGCCGGTGGTCTCGCGCGTCGGTGGCCTTGCCGACACCGTCATCGATGCGAACGAAGCCGCACTCGCCGCGGATGCGGCCACCGGTTTCCAGTTCGCCCCGGTCACCACCGACGCGCTGCGCCACACACTGGAGCGTGTGCTGCGCGCCTGGCAGGACCCTGATGTCTGGTTGCGGCTGCAGCACAGCGCCATGCGCAGCGATGTCAGCTGGGAGCGGCCAGCACGGCAGTATGCGGCGCTGTACCACGGGCTCGTGCAGGGCTGA
- a CDS encoding sensor histidine kinase — MSGVVRAIRRTLMTGTALVRGGLCAALCATSALADSGRPSLLSLEDIFTLSQQETAALAVAAAILGFTVVATILLMRTRVRASRVETRLRADVRGLQAETDSLRALLFTEPQVLISWPAAGTRPDISGDLALLLPQTAQQSPQRVLAFGTWLQPEQALKMDHAVDALRADGTSFTLQLTTSAGRSIEALGRAIGGQAIVRLRELSGVRRELAEMTLRHRDLQEETGTLRAFAAALPWPVWARRDDGTLAFANAAYAQATEATDVTDAVGRNLELLDSGDRQDMTRALSETANFNARLPIVIGGQRRMFDVRAQRVAGGTAGVAVDASEAAMLTDALERMAEAHRRTLDQLSSGVAVFDGQRRLAFYNDSYRRLWNLDPAFLDSNPDDSSVLDRLRAARKIPEQPDFRQWKNKLHEAYRAVETAKDVWYLPDGRALSVVTTPNPEGGVTYLFDDVTESLKLAREFDGLIRVQRETLDNLAEAVAVFGSNGRAQLFNPSFVKMWQLTPEAMEAHPHIETVEGWCKPLFDDATTWRTIRAAITGIDDRKPVPLKLERKDGSVLDCMAMPLPDGATMLTFQDVTDTVNVERALRERNEALETADQMKVDFVHHVSYELRSPLTTIIGFAHFLSDPATGPLTVKQDEYLGYITSSTNALLAIINNILDLATIDAGAMTLNLGPVDIRRTIEAAAEGIQDRLARDHIKLEIDADPGIGQFVADERRIVQVLYNLLANAVGFSPQDGLITISARRNTDNVSFTVSDSGPGIPPDVKDKVFDWFESHTNGSRHRGAGLGLSLVRSFVELHGGKVRVDSVVGKGTSVTCDFPSDQAAHRTAAE; from the coding sequence ATGTCGGGCGTGGTCAGGGCGATACGTCGGACCTTGATGACGGGCACCGCGCTTGTGCGCGGTGGTCTCTGCGCCGCGCTGTGCGCGACGTCTGCACTGGCCGACAGCGGCAGGCCCTCGCTGCTCTCCCTGGAAGACATCTTCACCCTCAGCCAGCAGGAAACCGCGGCCCTGGCCGTGGCCGCAGCGATCCTCGGCTTCACCGTGGTCGCGACCATCCTGCTGATGCGCACGCGGGTGCGCGCATCGCGCGTCGAAACCCGGCTGCGCGCCGACGTGCGCGGGCTGCAGGCCGAGACCGACAGCCTGCGCGCACTGCTGTTCACCGAACCGCAGGTGCTGATCTCCTGGCCGGCAGCGGGCACCCGCCCTGATATCAGCGGTGATCTCGCCTTGCTGCTGCCGCAGACCGCCCAGCAATCGCCGCAGCGCGTGCTGGCGTTCGGCACCTGGCTGCAGCCCGAGCAGGCGCTGAAGATGGATCACGCCGTCGACGCGCTGCGCGCTGACGGCACGAGTTTCACCCTGCAATTGACCACATCGGCGGGACGGTCGATCGAGGCGCTGGGACGGGCGATCGGCGGCCAGGCCATCGTTCGCCTGCGCGAATTGAGCGGCGTGCGCCGCGAACTCGCGGAAATGACCCTGCGCCACCGCGACCTGCAGGAGGAGACCGGGACACTGCGGGCCTTCGCCGCCGCCCTGCCATGGCCGGTGTGGGCGCGCCGCGATGACGGCACGCTGGCGTTCGCCAATGCCGCCTATGCGCAGGCGACCGAGGCGACCGACGTCACCGACGCGGTCGGCCGTAACCTGGAACTGCTGGACAGCGGCGACCGGCAGGACATGACGCGGGCACTGAGCGAGACCGCGAACTTCAACGCGCGGCTGCCAATCGTGATCGGCGGCCAGCGGCGGATGTTCGACGTGCGCGCGCAGCGCGTCGCCGGTGGCACCGCCGGCGTCGCAGTCGATGCCAGCGAAGCGGCCATGCTGACCGACGCGCTGGAGCGCATGGCGGAGGCGCATCGCCGCACGCTCGATCAGCTCTCCTCCGGGGTCGCCGTGTTCGACGGCCAGCGCCGGCTGGCGTTCTACAACGACTCCTACCGGCGGCTGTGGAACCTGGACCCCGCGTTCCTCGACAGCAATCCCGACGATTCCAGCGTGCTCGACCGGCTGCGCGCGGCCCGCAAGATCCCGGAGCAGCCGGACTTCCGGCAATGGAAGAACAAGCTGCATGAGGCCTATCGCGCGGTCGAGACCGCCAAGGACGTCTGGTATCTGCCCGACGGCCGCGCGCTGAGTGTGGTGACCACGCCCAATCCGGAGGGCGGCGTCACTTATCTGTTCGACGACGTCACCGAAAGCCTCAAGCTCGCGCGCGAATTCGACGGACTGATCCGGGTCCAGCGCGAGACCCTCGATAATCTGGCGGAAGCGGTCGCGGTGTTCGGCAGCAACGGCCGGGCACAGCTGTTCAATCCATCGTTTGTGAAGATGTGGCAGCTGACGCCGGAGGCGATGGAGGCCCACCCGCACATCGAGACCGTGGAAGGCTGGTGCAAGCCGCTGTTCGACGATGCCACGACATGGCGCACCATCCGTGCCGCCATCACCGGCATCGATGACCGCAAGCCGGTGCCGCTGAAACTGGAGCGCAAGGACGGCAGCGTGCTCGACTGCATGGCGATGCCGCTGCCCGACGGCGCCACCATGCTGACGTTCCAGGACGTCACCGACACCGTGAACGTGGAACGCGCGCTGCGCGAACGCAACGAGGCGCTGGAGACCGCCGACCAGATGAAGGTCGACTTCGTCCACCACGTCTCCTACGAGCTGCGCTCGCCGCTCACCACCATCATCGGCTTCGCGCATTTCCTCAGCGATCCCGCCACCGGGCCACTCACCGTCAAGCAGGACGAATATCTCGGCTACATCACCTCATCGACCAATGCGCTGCTCGCGATCATCAACAACATCCTGGATCTCGCCACCATCGACGCCGGCGCGATGACGCTCAATCTCGGCCCGGTCGACATTCGGCGCACCATCGAGGCCGCCGCCGAAGGCATCCAGGACCGACTGGCGCGCGACCACATCAAGCTCGAAATCGATGCCGATCCCGGCATCGGCCAATTCGTCGCCGATGAGCGGCGCATTGTGCAGGTGCTGTATAATCTGCTGGCCAATGCGGTGGGCTTCTCGCCGCAGGATGGTCTCATCACCATCAGCGCGCGCCGCAACACCGACAACGTCTCATTCACCGTCAGCGATTCCGGGCCCGGCATTCCACCCGACGTCAAGGACAAGGTGTTCGACTGGTTTGAAAGTCACACCAACGGCTCGCGGCATCGCGGCGCGGGCCTCGGCCTGTCGCTGGTGCGCTCGTTCGTCGAACTGCATGGCGGCAAGGTCCGGGTGGACTCCGTGGTCGGCAAGGGCACGTCGGTGACTTGCGATTTCCCAAGTGACCAGGCCGCGCACCGCACCGCCGCCGAATGA